Part of the Nicotiana sylvestris chromosome 2, ASM39365v2, whole genome shotgun sequence genome, CAATGTCAAAATAGGTAGAGCACAAAACTGAAGGAATAACAACTGCGACATATGACCATGACTCACTAGTAATTGTATCTTTCTGGACCCCAAAAAAAGCACTTCTAACTTGCATTTACTTGATTTTCTACGTTGATCCAAATTCTGAAAACCATTTCTCATGTCGTTCAATGTCCCCTCTAGAAACTGTGGGTTGTATTCTATCTAAAGCTTCTAGGAAGTCATCCATCATAACTGGAATTTTCAAAATGTCAGCCTTGGACATGTTCTTAATCTCATCTGGGTTTTTCCCTGCTATCTTACGTCTCATGCCACTTAAAGAAGCATCTCTGCAGATATTTGTTAGATCGTCTCCACTGAAACCTTCTGTTCTTCGTGCCACTTGGTCAATATCCAGGTCAGGAGCTAACTGCCATTCATTATACATGATACAGATTATTAGTATCAACAAATTTTTCTGTTCAATCTCCAGGAGCAATAATAATCAAAGGCAAATCTAGGGCCAGTTCTATGGTTCCACTAACACAGTTCTTTCGGCTCAAACGccgcatcaacaacaacaacagccgaGTATAATCCCattagtggggtctggagagggtagagtgtacgcaaaccttacccctaccttcaaGAAGGCAGAGAGGCCGTTTCAGGTGCACCCTCGGCTCGGAAAAGATAAAAGGACAACAACAAGCATATCAATCGGAAAACAGGagcaaaaatttaaaatttaaaagttTTTTACACATATAATGAGATAACACAAACTCTAAATCCTGGATGACACTTAGCTCAAGTCATAATGTAACAAAAGTTTATGTATAAAGTTTATACAGATTTCCAGCATCACCCCCTTCCTTGTCATTCTAGTAACTTAAAAATTCTATTGAGATGTAACCAAAAGGTCTCTTATTATCAGCtgcttcttctttcattttctcttttatATCTCCTAATATCGTATTCATTGTTAATATTAATAATCACTGAACTATAATCGGCAAAAATACAGAATAGTTTACTAAAGCCACTGGAAGTGGAGACTGATTCCATGGAGGTGTTAAACCTACTTGAAAATGATTCCCCATTGTATTACACTATTATTGATTCTTGCAGGTGGTTAATGCTCCAGCTGGAGAGCCCTGTCATCAGGCATAGCTTCGGGGAAGCAAATTATGTGGCACACCTTCTAGCTAAAGATAGTACCAAGCTGGCCAATATTAACCAACAAATCAATCATGTTCCTATTCATTTTGTTCAATCCACTATGCAATCAGACAAAGAAGGAACAATGTCTGTTAGGACCATACCATAAAATATATGTGAACATTTGCCTAGTTTCGGAACCTTTGTGCTCTACATAGCACTACAAGCCATGGATTTGATCCCCATGAAACATCCATGAGTGAACCTTATGTACATTTTCTTTGTAAGTTGAAAATTTTCAGTGTGATCATACTCTTTCCTTTAGTGACTTTGAATCAAACCTATTTTTTAAGTAAAGACATTATGATAATATAGCAGATGAACTTCTTTCAAGACAATGAAGCACAGTACCTCCAAATTAAGAAACTAGCCGACACCAATAATGAGAGCTTACCGTGATTGATTTCAAGTTTATCTCTATAAGCTCCTTACGGCTCTTAAAATCAGGAAGCGGGATGTAAATCCGCTTTTCTAGCCGCCTCCTACGGTAGTACAGTGAATCACCAATTAGCCAAGATCCAGATACGAAACAGAACACAAATCAGACTAAAAAAGCTAATATTGACTAGGAAGTTAAGGAGTAAAGTTAACCTTAGTGCCTCATCAAGACCCCAGGGGAAATTTGTTGCTGCCAAAACTGTGACCGGTTTGCCCGCTGTATTATTAGTGGAGTTGTTTAACCCATCAATTTGAACTAGAAGTTCAGACTTCACCCTTCGGGATACTTCATTCTCTCCAGGAGCCCTGAGAAACAGGTCCAGAGTTCATAAAGTTTTATTACTAGAAGTAAAActaaaaaatttaaagtttaaCACACTTAAGAACATTTTATGCTCAAATTAATGTTGATTGTTGAGCACATGCGTAAATGTTATTGTGGGATGTGTGCGTACACACGAGGTAGGTGAAAGAAAGAGGAGCAGGACGAAATATCTAGCATGCAATAATGTTACAAAAATTATTCACAATCAGGTTACTTAAAATATAGATATAAATCTTTATGATAACACATTAATCCATGACCTGATAAAGACAATATAACAATCTATGATCTAGCAAATATAAGTTTAAAGTCACCGGCACTGCTCAGAGCCTCAGACGCATTATTTGGTAGCTTGATAAAAATCTCTATGGTTGAAAAACATAGACTTGTCAGTATGTATGGATGGGACTATCAGTTCAGAGCAGACTAAGCTGCTCAAGTGAAACTACAGTATGATCCAGTTTCCGAAAAACATACAGCCTCCAATTTCCTTCTACTAGGTATTCTATTAAGGTTTCAAATTGTTTTAACCTTCTCTGCTCTCTGCAGCTCTTATGCAAGGCTTTGGATTAGTAGAGGCCCTTCACTTATTTACTCGGGAAAAAACAAGAACGAACTGGTCATCAAACTAATATACGGTCCATCACCAATCATGTGTCTATCAGATGATTGAAGTCTAGTTACTATGACGTGTAGACCCGTAACATATAATCTATGCCTAGTACTCAAATTTATCACATATGGTGATGAAAATAAACCTCACACAACAGCAAGACAATGAGAAAAATACTCAGCTATTACATGTATATGAAATCATTTTAGAAAGAACAGATTGCTTACCCTCTGGCACTACAAAGAGAATCAATCTCATCAATAAAAATTGTACTTGGAGCACGAGCACGAGCAAGATCAAACAAGCACCGTACCCGTCGTTCACTCTCCCCGTACCATTTCGCCAACAACGAAGAGCAAGAAACATTCAGAAATGTTGTCCCACACTCTGTAGCAACAGCTTTGGCCAAGAGTGTTTTCCCTGTGCCAGGAGGACCAAACATAAGAACTCCTCTCCAAGGTCTCCTGATTCCCTGCAAGTAACATTGAATATGTGAACTATATAGAAGTTTCATAATATAAGTATTCATTATTCTTTTTATTAATGTGCCATGTAGTTACAACATGTGCATAGCTGCAAGTCAAAACTTGTACATAGCAAGAAGTTGCGACTTCCGTTAGATCAGATTGTATCCTCGTTATGTGACGACAGGTATATGAGACAATTCAGTTTTCAAAAGCAAAAACTATTACCAGCTTATTTTCCTAATTAACTTCGAGGACCGTTTCCACATCTAATAAACAGTTTGTAACaaggcaaaagaaaaggaaacataAGTGTGTTTGGTATGGCGGAAGTTATTTTACCCCAGAGAAAACACTTTTTTCAGAACAGATGAAAATGCTTCAACATTTTTTCCTAGAAAAAATTTTCGGTGTTTGGTTGgtcaatgaaaaatatttttctgtaaATATATCATTACAGATTACTAATAATGAAATTAACAAATTTGGAAGTATTTtgatgaaattttttaagaactAAGATTCAATAGTAACGTCTAAATGTTAGCTGGAGAAGATGAATATGAAGTTGAAAGTTAAGGTAGTTATAAAGAAAATGACATCATTCTCCCTTTTGTCACAGCAGAAAaggatgaaaaatattttcttgaaatatgacttccttcgtaccaaacacagaTGTATCATCATTTAGTAGTCTTATAATCAGAATAAGCTATCTGCAGTACCTGGAAGTATTCAGGCATCCACAGTGGGAGTACCACTGCTTCCTGTAGAAGCCTCTTTGCTTCATTTAGTCCCGCAACATCATCCCATCTCACCCCTGGATTAGTATCCAATATTTCTTTTTCAAGACGAGCAGCCAGTTGGGGATCAGGCCCGTTATACTCTCCTTTTGGCTTAACGCCAGCTACAGCATTCTGATAGTTGTAAAGAAGGACGCTGTGAATATTATAAAGAACTTAAAGTCTCAGCTTAATACAAATAGAGTAAAGCAGTTTTTGCACAGAGTCGCTACCCCAACTGCTCTAAAAAATTATATGTTACTTTCATGCATGGTTACTGAATTTTATATAGCAGTAAAGTCTACCATTTTTATATTAAATCTCATCTATAATCAATTTGGCCTTGCAGAGCGAAGATTAAACATTATTTAAGATTGGAGTTTAGTAAAATACTTTGTGATTTGAGCCTAGATGGTGCCTAAAAAGCAACATTATCAAAATGTTCTCGAATAGTATTAAAGGCAGATGAGgtattgttgcggaagccaaatgtatatagtgtgaataagtcacaactactataccaaaaattatgacagccaccaaataataaataagacaataaagcaacaataaagggaacaccagaatttacgaggttcggctaattttgcctactcctcggacacaaccaatattttatttcactccaaaaatacaagtgaaataatactaaagagagaagatacaaatgccttaaacagatgagaaggcaaatgagaggtgtgtttcaatcctaaacattaggccttcttttataggggaaaaatcccttccaaacttaactcccaaccaatgtgggactttggcattttgccaaacttcaacaaatctccaccttggcaaaattccacattttcaattctctctcaataacaaattttggttgtgtcttcatcttcaatcttcagtgttcaacaatgttgatcaaatccaaacaatgttgaaacttgaccgcagtcaccacctttgtcagcatatcagcaggattctctgtagtatgaattttcttcaccgtgactccaccttcttctatgatttctcgtacgaaatgataccgaacatcaatgtgcttcgtccttgcatgataaacttggttcttcgctaattgaatagcactttgactatcacaaaaaattgtgatacctttttgttcaacaccaagctcctttagcaatccttgaagccaaattgcctctttcacagcatctgtaatagccatgtactctgcctctgttgtagacaaagcaactgttgactgcaaagtagacttccaactaactggtgcctttgcaaaagtaaacacataaccagtagttgatcttcgtttgtccatatcacccgcaaaatctgagtcacaatatccaactacagactgattgtcttcctgctcaaaaactaacccgacatctacagtattatgaatataccgtagaatccacttcacagcttgccaatgctccttccctggattgtgcatatatctgctaataactccaacagcttgtgaaatgtcaggccttgtgcaaaccattgcatacatcaagctaccaacaacatttgcgtatggtacctttgacatatactctcgttcagcttcatccattggcgacatagtagtacttagcttaaaatgggaagcaagtggagtactaactggcttagtcttgtcatctatgccaaaacgttgaagtactctcttcaaatattccttttgagataaacagagtttctttgaacgtctatctctaattatctccatgccaagaattttctttgcctcacccaaatccttcatctcgaactccttcttcagttgaatcttcaacttatcaatttcttccgaattcttggaagctatcaacatatcatcaacatataggagaagatatacaaaggaaccatctttaagcttgtgcaaatacacacaatgatcgtatttgcttctcttgtacccttgccgcaacataaactcgtcaaatcgcttgtaccattgtctagaagattgtttcaatccgtacaacgatttttcaagtttgcacaccatattttcttttccagcaactttgaatccttctggctgagtcatgtagatttcctcctccaagtttccatgtaaaaacgcagtttttacatccatctgaactagttccaaatccaattgtgctaccaaagccaacataattctaatggaggaatgttttacaactggagaaaacacttcattgtaatcaattccctccttttgagcatatcctttggccaccaatcttgctttgtagcgaacatctacttggttaggaaatccttccttctttgcaaatacccatttgcacccaattgctttctttcccttcgggagattggccaatctccatgtatgattctgatgaagggactgtatttcatcattcatggcaatcctccacttatcttcttctgaactttggacagcgtctttataagtagtaggaacatcatcagctacaattgaggttgcacaagcaaccgtctctatgagacgaacaggtttcgttattgttctttttggcctgctggttgctattgattcaagttgttgttgagattcctgagttggaatctcctctactggctctccttccagagggtaatcttcatttgtttcctcctctgcttcttgtgtaggaaaaataaattttccctcaaactccacctgcttagaagcaccttcattttgtttggtatcttctgttaccttatttaccatagcaaattcatcaaaggtaacatctctgctgaatattactttctttgtcatagggcaccataagcgatatcctttgactccagaagtaattcccataaaaatagccttctttgcccttggatccaattttgactccgtcacatgataatatgcagttgagccaaacacgtgcaaagagttataatctacagcaggttttccgtaccatttttcaaatggtgttttgccatcaatagcagcagatggtagacgattaatgaggtgacatgcatatgtaattgcctcagcccaaaattctttgcccaagccagcattggacaacatacaccgtaccttctccagcaaggtccggttcatacgttctgccactccattctgttgtggtgtatgtctaacagtgaagtgtcggacgatgccatcattttcacagaccttattgaaatgatcatttttgtattcacctccattgtctgtgcgaatacacttgatcctcctgcctgtttgattctccaccatcgtcttccatttgagaaaaattcccagcacttcatctttgtttttcattgtatacacccacactcttcgagaaaaatcatcaacaaaggttacaaaatagtgcttcccacccaatgaaggtgttttggaaggaccccaaacatcagagtgtacataatccaaaatgcctttagtattatggatcgctgtaccaaatttaacccttgtctgtttccctttgacacaatgctcacaaaactccaagttgcaagcctttactccttttaacaatccttgatctgatagagttttcaaggattttcctccagcatgtcccaagcgcatgtgtcatagcttggttgcttctgcctctttgtcgtcactggatgttactgtcgctgtcccaataactgtactgccacgatagcggtacatattattattcttccgattagccttcattaccactagtgcaccggagcatactctcatcactccattttctgcaatgattttgaacccttttgattctagggctcccacagagatgagattcttcttcaaatccggtacatatcgaacatctatcaatgttctgatcattccatcatggttccttaatcgtattgaaccaatgccatatgaggtaagagggctgttatccgctgtgtggatgactccatattctccttcttgaaattccatgaaccagtccctgttgggacacatatgatagctacaagccgagtccatcaaccatatgtctgatgatgttgatgactctgttgtaactaatgagaagtctgaatcatcacaatcagctacatttgaatccataatggcctttccattgttatgtttggccttattcttcaacttcggacagtctttcttccagtgccctttttctcgacaaaaggcacattcatctttgctgggtctggatcttgacttggatcttcccttctttgtcctcgtttgattttgaggacgacccctcacaaacagtgcttctccttctccgcccttctgtttttctcgctttctttgttcatagctgtacaaagctgaacaaacttctctgagagaaatttcgtcatttccatggagtagagtagtttcaaggtgctcgtactcatcaggaagtgacgccaacaacattaaggccaagtcaccatcatcataagttgtatccatattttgcaaatctgtgaccaacttattgaaactggtgatatgttcattcatcgtggtaccaggaacataggtgaagtgaaacagtctcttcttcatgtacaatttattttgactgtttttcttcaaaaatttatcctccagtgctttccataatttacttgcagaagtttcctttgtgtatggatatttctgctctctagcaaggtaggatcgaatggtaccgcaagcaacacggttgataattctccaatcttcttctccaataacatctggtttcttttcttcaatggccagatctagcccttgttgaaaaaggacatctagaacctcgccttgccacatcccaaaatgtccggacccgtcaaaaatttctaccgcaaatttcgcatttgacacaattcttgtcataagcgaagatgccaatgatgacgtattgttgacacttgatgtagattcttcttgtttattgtcccccatatttgacacaaatattatttaatagctgacgacacaaatcaagattatttcctttctgatgtagaagatcagactaagctgcaactacagagcatactcagacagaaccttgactcagttaccaagataaatcttttctgatgtggaagatcagactatgctgcaaccacagagcatacttagacagtaccttggctctgataccaattgttgcggaagccaaatgtatatagtgtgaataagtcacaactactataccaaaaattatgacagccaccaaataataaataagacaataaagcaacaataaagggaacaccagaatttacgaggttcggctaattttgcctactcctcggacacaaccaatattttatttcactccaaaaatacaagtgaaataatactaaagagagaagatacaaatgccttaaacagatgagaagacaaatgagaggtgtgtttcaattctaaacattaggccttcttttataggggaaaaatcccttccaaacttaactcccaaccaatgtgggactttggcattttgccaaacttcaacaggtATTTATACCACTTGTTGCACAGTGTTTCTATAATTGTTCACCTGCCCAGGCAGCTGAGGTGTTTGTACCCCTTGTTGCACTGTGTTTCTGCAACTATTCAGTGTTGGTACTGCTTGTTGCAGTGTGTTTCGGTAATTATTCACCTGCCCAGCAAAAGTGTACTTTCCCCCCTATAAAAATTTCATTGAAAAACATAAACTTTGTAacctaataaaagaaagaagttggaaaaaggaaaagaaaataatataacaATCCCAGCGACTACTTAAGATTGAAGTTTCATGAAATACTTGCCTGAACTTGGTTAGACACTTGTGCCGTTGCCTGAACTTGATTAGGCACTTTTGTTGTTGACTGAACTTGGTTCGATATTTGTGGTGTTGCCTGAATTTGGTTAGATAATTGTGTCATTAACCGAATTTGGGTAGCCTGAAGTTGAGATAATCGCGTCGCTGCCTGAACTTGGTTAGACATTTGTGTCATTGCCTGAACTTGGTTAGACATTTGTGCCGTTGCCTGAACTTGGTTAGACACTTGTGGCGTCGCCTGAACTTGGTTAGACACTTGTGCCGTTGCCTGAACTTGATTAGACACTTGTGTCGTTGCCTGAACTTGGTTCGATATTTGTGGCATCGCCTGAACTTGATTAGACATTTGTGGCGTTGCCTGAACTTGGTTAGATATTTGTGTCATATTCTTCTTCTCTATTTGTTTTGTGGGTGATAGACTGACACTCCTTGAAAACTAACACACAAATTAAAGCAAACATTACAGTATTAATTTGGGAATGCAAGTAGTAAAGCCTTTATTAAAAACCTAGCTAGAGCCTCAAATCCATATATTCTACTGGTATCGAGTTGCTTACCTGTGACTAGTGGTGGCAAAACAGATTGAAAAAAATAGTTATTCACTCATATTATCGactaaaaatgggttggataatcaACTTTTTTTAAAAGCGGATCatatatggataagaaccatattatccacttagaaaatgaaTAACCAATGGATAAttaatgagtttaacttttacatt contains:
- the LOC104244598 gene encoding katanin p60 ATPase-containing subunit A1-like isoform X1, with translation MVAVAPNSNCSRVEKMKKIFDKFDVNKDGHLDMTELVEWVKALEPELNNNVQSIQFKLSSYLTPNYYAVLAGNVSLNYIGFTRIYAQGFRNVDHDFNSLGLQFQFSRSVSLSPTKQIEKKNMTQISNQVQATPQMSNQVQAMPQISNQVQATTQVSNQVQATAQVSNQVQATPQVSNQVQATAQMSNQVQAMTQMSNQVQAATRLSQLQATQIRLMTQLSNQIQATPQISNQVQSTTKVPNQVQATAQVSNQVQGGKYTFAGQVNNYRNTLQQAVPTLNSCRNTVQQGVQTPQLPGQVNNYRNTVQQVNAVAGVKPKGEYNGPDPQLAARLEKEILDTNPGVRWDDVAGLNEAKRLLQEAVVLPLWMPEYFQGIRRPWRGVLMFGPPGTGKTLLAKAVATECGTTFLNVSCSSLLAKWYGESERRVRCLFDLARARAPSTIFIDEIDSLCSARGAPGENEVSRRVKSELLVQIDGLNNSTNNTAGKPVTVLAATNFPWGLDEALRRRLEKRIYIPLPDFKSRKELIEINLKSITLAPDLDIDQVARRTEGFSGDDLTNICRDASLSGMRRKIAGKNPDEIKNMSKADILKIPVMMDDFLEALDRIQPTVSRGDIERHEKWFSEFGST
- the LOC104244598 gene encoding katanin p60 ATPase-containing subunit A1-like isoform X2 encodes the protein MVAVAPNSNCSRVEKMKKIFDKFDVNKDGHLDMTELVEWVKALEPELNNNVQSIQFKLSSYLTPNYYAVLAGNVSLNYIGFTRIYAQGFRNVDHDFNSLGLQFQFSRSVSLSPTKQIEKKNMTQISNQVQATPQMSNQVQAMPQISNQVQATTQVSNQVQATAQVSNQVQATPQVSNQVQATAQMSNQVQAMTQMSNQVQAATRLSQLQATQIRLMTQLSNQIQATPQISNQVQSTTKVPNQVQATAQVSNQVQGGKYTFAGQVNNYRNTLQQAVPTLNSCRNTVQQGVQTPQLPGQNAVAGVKPKGEYNGPDPQLAARLEKEILDTNPGVRWDDVAGLNEAKRLLQEAVVLPLWMPEYFQGIRRPWRGVLMFGPPGTGKTLLAKAVATECGTTFLNVSCSSLLAKWYGESERRVRCLFDLARARAPSTIFIDEIDSLCSARGAPGENEVSRRVKSELLVQIDGLNNSTNNTAGKPVTVLAATNFPWGLDEALRRRLEKRIYIPLPDFKSRKELIEINLKSITLAPDLDIDQVARRTEGFSGDDLTNICRDASLSGMRRKIAGKNPDEIKNMSKADILKIPVMMDDFLEALDRIQPTVSRGDIERHEKWFSEFGST
- the LOC104244598 gene encoding katanin p60 ATPase-containing subunit A1-like isoform X3 — encoded protein: MVAVAPNSNCSRVEKMKKIFDKFDVNKDGHLDMTELVEWVKALEPELNNNVQSIQFKLSSYLTPNYYAVLAGNVSLNYIGFTRIYAQGFRNVDHDFNSLGLQFQFSRSVSLSPTKQIEKKNMTQISNQVQATPQMSNQVQAMPQISNQVQATTQVSNQVQATAQVSNQVQATPQVSNQVQATAQMSNQVQAMTQMSNQVQAATRLSQLQATQIRLMTQLSNQIQATPQISNQVQSTTKVPNQVQATAQVSNQVQNAVAGVKPKGEYNGPDPQLAARLEKEILDTNPGVRWDDVAGLNEAKRLLQEAVVLPLWMPEYFQGIRRPWRGVLMFGPPGTGKTLLAKAVATECGTTFLNVSCSSLLAKWYGESERRVRCLFDLARARAPSTIFIDEIDSLCSARGAPGENEVSRRVKSELLVQIDGLNNSTNNTAGKPVTVLAATNFPWGLDEALRRRLEKRIYIPLPDFKSRKELIEINLKSITLAPDLDIDQVARRTEGFSGDDLTNICRDASLSGMRRKIAGKNPDEIKNMSKADILKIPVMMDDFLEALDRIQPTVSRGDIERHEKWFSEFGST